One window of Perca fluviatilis chromosome 12, GENO_Pfluv_1.0, whole genome shotgun sequence genomic DNA carries:
- the LOC120569366 gene encoding carboxypeptidase O-like isoform X1: MEKKTLTFGILGVFLLILSGILETSNSLVESLGSTQSYDYSKYHSMDEIYRWMEDVKRGNPELVSSAVYGHTYEGRNITLLKLGLENPEGREKKVIWVDCGIHAREWIAPAFCQWFVKEIVNSYKTNKKLEQMLQNLDVYVTPVINVDGYIFTWANDSTRLWRKSRSTPPPGSSCYGVDLNRNFNANWGTVGVSFDSCANTYCGKSPGSEPEAQAVMDFVGRMVNQTLCFLTIHSAGQLVLLPYGHPEISAPNYDELVSVGEAAAAKMKKVHGMGYTVGTSPQILYPNSGSSRDWARLIGIPFSYTFELRDKGEFSHLLPEEQIQPACEEAYVGALSIVTYVHEKTFGSGTLPNASVFGVAMMIWSIVMAVSLTTGVMV, translated from the exons ATGGAGAAGAAGACTCTAACATTTGGGATACTTGGTGTGTTTCTGCTGATTTTAAGCGGCATTTTAGAAACTTCTAACAG TTTAGTGGAGAGTTTGGGATCAACACAGAGTTATGACTACTCCAAATATCACTCCATGGATGAG ATATACAGGTGGATGGAAGATGTGAAGCGAGGGAACCCAGAGCTGGTCTCCTCTGCTGTCTACGGACACACTTATGAAGGGAGAAATATCACACTGCTGAAG CTGGGACTAGAAAACCCAGAGGGCAGAGAGAAGAAGGTTATATGGGTGGACTGTGGTATCCATGCTCGGGAGTGGATCGCTCCTGCCTTCTGCCAGTGGTTTGTCAAAGAG ATTGTGAACTCATATAAAACCAATAAGAAGCTGGAGCAGATGCTGCAGAACCTTGACGTCTATGTTACTCCTGTGATCAATGTGGATGGATACATATTCACCTGGGCCAATGACAGC ACTCGACTGTGGAGAAAGTCTCGTTCAACCCCTCCCCCAGGCAGTAGCTGTTATGGTGTTGACCTCAACAGAAATTTTAATGCCAACTGGGGAA CGGTTGGTGTGTCATTTGACAGTTGTGCTAACACCTACTGTGGGAAATCACCAGGGTCAGAGCCAGAGGCTCAGGCTGTGATGGACTTTGTTG GTAGGATGGTTAACCAGACTCTGTGTTTCCTCACCATCCACTCTGCTGGGCAACTTGTACTCTTGCCATATGGCCACCCTGAGATCTCCGCACCCAACTACGATGAActg GTTTCAGTCGgcgaggcagcagcagcaaaaatGAAGAAGGTTCATGGAATGGGCTACACTGTAGGAACATCTCCACAAATCCTCT ATCCAAACTCAGGCTCAAGCCGCGACTGGGCTCGTCTCATTGGCATCCCATTTTCTTACACCTTTGAGCTGAGAGACAAAG GTGAGTTCAGCCACTTGCTACCAGAGGAGCAGATCCAGCCGGCCTGCGAGGAGGCCTACGTAGGAGCTCTCTCCATCGTCACATATGTTCACGAAAAGACCTTCGGCAGCGGTACCCTTCCCAACGCTTCTGTTTTTGGGGTCGCTATGATGATTTGGAGCATTGTCATGGCTGTGTCTCTCACCACAGGGGTCATGGTGTAA
- the LOC120569366 gene encoding carboxypeptidase O-like isoform X2: MEDVKRGNPELVSSAVYGHTYEGRNITLLKLGLENPEGREKKVIWVDCGIHAREWIAPAFCQWFVKEIVNSYKTNKKLEQMLQNLDVYVTPVINVDGYIFTWANDSTRLWRKSRSTPPPGSSCYGVDLNRNFNANWGTVGVSFDSCANTYCGKSPGSEPEAQAVMDFVGRMVNQTLCFLTIHSAGQLVLLPYGHPEISAPNYDELVSVGEAAAAKMKKVHGMGYTVGTSPQILYPNSGSSRDWARLIGIPFSYTFELRDKGEFSHLLPEEQIQPACEEAYVGALSIVTYVHEKTFGSGTLPNASVFGVAMMIWSIVMAVSLTTGVMV; this comes from the exons ATGGAAGATGTGAAGCGAGGGAACCCAGAGCTGGTCTCCTCTGCTGTCTACGGACACACTTATGAAGGGAGAAATATCACACTGCTGAAG CTGGGACTAGAAAACCCAGAGGGCAGAGAGAAGAAGGTTATATGGGTGGACTGTGGTATCCATGCTCGGGAGTGGATCGCTCCTGCCTTCTGCCAGTGGTTTGTCAAAGAG ATTGTGAACTCATATAAAACCAATAAGAAGCTGGAGCAGATGCTGCAGAACCTTGACGTCTATGTTACTCCTGTGATCAATGTGGATGGATACATATTCACCTGGGCCAATGACAGC ACTCGACTGTGGAGAAAGTCTCGTTCAACCCCTCCCCCAGGCAGTAGCTGTTATGGTGTTGACCTCAACAGAAATTTTAATGCCAACTGGGGAA CGGTTGGTGTGTCATTTGACAGTTGTGCTAACACCTACTGTGGGAAATCACCAGGGTCAGAGCCAGAGGCTCAGGCTGTGATGGACTTTGTTG GTAGGATGGTTAACCAGACTCTGTGTTTCCTCACCATCCACTCTGCTGGGCAACTTGTACTCTTGCCATATGGCCACCCTGAGATCTCCGCACCCAACTACGATGAActg GTTTCAGTCGgcgaggcagcagcagcaaaaatGAAGAAGGTTCATGGAATGGGCTACACTGTAGGAACATCTCCACAAATCCTCT ATCCAAACTCAGGCTCAAGCCGCGACTGGGCTCGTCTCATTGGCATCCCATTTTCTTACACCTTTGAGCTGAGAGACAAAG GTGAGTTCAGCCACTTGCTACCAGAGGAGCAGATCCAGCCGGCCTGCGAGGAGGCCTACGTAGGAGCTCTCTCCATCGTCACATATGTTCACGAAAAGACCTTCGGCAGCGGTACCCTTCCCAACGCTTCTGTTTTTGGGGTCGCTATGATGATTTGGAGCATTGTCATGGCTGTGTCTCTCACCACAGGGGTCATGGTGTAA
- the LOC120569754 gene encoding melanoregulin-like isoform X2, translating to MDTTSNIAWIFWSPTFARPMGAKFTICCCHYYLKQNREEKNAILCMRATAASTQPVLLSSESSDSDAEEESLFGPQPSRRRPRSNQPSQRSTVDQWAYTNRPCESPIRRGSDRELQAFISMRDQADQATEEWEKLNYDIHSLRYARREVRSRWKKILLLLGYQCEVDSLLCVNRRNRFSRDQENLNKATELLKQLLDHTSLFPPETEHQNTYLCVMDRLVSLDSAEDFVRLAKEKYPKKVG from the exons ATGGACACAACAAGTAATATTGCTTGGATATTTTGGTCTCCGACATTTGCAA GGCCAATGGGTGCCAAGTTTACCATCTGCTGCTGCCATTACTATCTGAAACAAAACAGGGAAGAGAAGAATGCTATTTTGTG TATGCGTGCCACCGCAGCATCCACACAACCAGTGCTGTTATCCAGTGAGTCCAGCGACAGTGACGCAGAAGAGGAGAGCCTTTTTGGGCCCCAGCCTTCGAGAAGGAGGCCACGGAGCAACCAGCCGAGCCAGAGGAGCACTGTGGATCAGTGGGCTTACACGAACAGACCCTGTGAGTCTCCCATCAGGAGAGGATCGGACAGAGAGTTACAGGCTTTTATCAGCATGAGAGACCAGGCTGACCAGGCTACAGag GAATGGGAGAAGCTGAATTATGACATACACAGTCTACGCTACGCCAGACGGGAAGTCAGATCTCGATGGAAGAAAATCCTGCTGCTTCTAG GCTACCAGTGCGAGGTGGATTCCTTGCTGTGTGTGAACAGACGGAACCGCTTCAGCCGAGATCAGGAGAATCTGAACAAAGCAACTGAACTGTTGAAACAGCTGCTGGACCACACCTCGCTGTTTCCTCCCGAGACTGAACACCAGAACACATATCTCTGTGTCATg GACCGCCTGGTGTCACTGGACAGTGCTGAAGACTTTGTCAGACTGGCCAAAGAAAAGTATCCCAAGAAAGTAGGCTGA
- the LOC120569754 gene encoding melanoregulin-like isoform X1: MDTTSNIAWIFWSPTFASEDISGPMGAKFTICCCHYYLKQNREEKNAILCMRATAASTQPVLLSSESSDSDAEEESLFGPQPSRRRPRSNQPSQRSTVDQWAYTNRPCESPIRRGSDRELQAFISMRDQADQATEEWEKLNYDIHSLRYARREVRSRWKKILLLLGYQCEVDSLLCVNRRNRFSRDQENLNKATELLKQLLDHTSLFPPETEHQNTYLCVMDRLVSLDSAEDFVRLAKEKYPKKVG; this comes from the exons ATGGACACAACAAGTAATATTGCTTGGATATTTTGGTCTCCGACATTTGCAAGTGAGGACATTTCAG GGCCAATGGGTGCCAAGTTTACCATCTGCTGCTGCCATTACTATCTGAAACAAAACAGGGAAGAGAAGAATGCTATTTTGTG TATGCGTGCCACCGCAGCATCCACACAACCAGTGCTGTTATCCAGTGAGTCCAGCGACAGTGACGCAGAAGAGGAGAGCCTTTTTGGGCCCCAGCCTTCGAGAAGGAGGCCACGGAGCAACCAGCCGAGCCAGAGGAGCACTGTGGATCAGTGGGCTTACACGAACAGACCCTGTGAGTCTCCCATCAGGAGAGGATCGGACAGAGAGTTACAGGCTTTTATCAGCATGAGAGACCAGGCTGACCAGGCTACAGag GAATGGGAGAAGCTGAATTATGACATACACAGTCTACGCTACGCCAGACGGGAAGTCAGATCTCGATGGAAGAAAATCCTGCTGCTTCTAG GCTACCAGTGCGAGGTGGATTCCTTGCTGTGTGTGAACAGACGGAACCGCTTCAGCCGAGATCAGGAGAATCTGAACAAAGCAACTGAACTGTTGAAACAGCTGCTGGACCACACCTCGCTGTTTCCTCCCGAGACTGAACACCAGAACACATATCTCTGTGTCATg GACCGCCTGGTGTCACTGGACAGTGCTGAAGACTTTGTCAGACTGGCCAAAGAAAAGTATCCCAAGAAAGTAGGCTGA